In the genome of Streptomyces racemochromogenes, one region contains:
- the rplK gene encoding 50S ribosomal protein L11 → MPPKKKKVTGLIKLQIKAGAANPAPPVGPALGQHGVNIMEFCKAYNAATESQRGMVVPVEITVYEDRSFTFITKTPPAARLILKSAGIEKGSGEPHKTKVAKLTRDQVREIATIKMPDLNANDIDAAEKIIAGTARSMGITIEG, encoded by the coding sequence ATGCCTCCCAAGAAGAAGAAGGTCACGGGGCTTATCAAGCTCCAGATCAAGGCCGGTGCGGCCAACCCGGCTCCGCCGGTCGGCCCCGCGCTCGGTCAGCACGGCGTCAACATCATGGAGTTCTGCAAGGCCTACAACGCCGCGACCGAGTCGCAGCGTGGCATGGTCGTGCCGGTGGAGATCACGGTCTACGAGGACCGCTCCTTCACCTTCATCACCAAGACGCCGCCGGCCGCGCGCCTCATCCTGAAGAGCGCCGGCATCGAGAAGGGCTCTGGCGAGCCGCACAAGACCAAGGTCGCGAAGCTCACGCGTGACCAGGTCCGCGAGATCGCCACGATCAAGATGCCCGACCTCAACGCGAACGACATCGACGCCGCCGAGAAGATCATCGCCGGCACCGCCCGTTCGATGGGTATCACGATCGAGGGCTGA
- the nusG gene encoding transcription termination/antitermination protein NusG, translated as MSDPNLNASHDSVESVEDQLDIVEAADAVDPDEVELADAEAGIAAEEAALHVEDEVDAEADEDADEDAEDEGDIEAEDDADVETEDEAAEEAAPAEPAEPVDPIQALRDELRLLPGEWYVIHTYAGYEKRVKANLEQRAVSLNVEEFIYQAEVPEEEIVQIKNGERKNVRQNKLPGYVLVRMDLTNESWGVVRNTPGVTGFVGNAYDPYPLTLDEIVKMLAPEAQEKAAKQAAEEAGLPAPAVKRTIEVLDFEVGDSVTVTDGPFATLQATINEINPDSKKVKGLVEIFGRETPVELSFDQIQKN; from the coding sequence GTGTCTGACCCGAACCTGAACGCGAGCCACGACTCCGTCGAGTCCGTCGAGGACCAGCTCGACATCGTCGAGGCTGCAGACGCCGTGGACCCCGACGAGGTCGAGCTCGCCGACGCCGAGGCCGGCATCGCCGCCGAGGAAGCCGCGCTCCACGTCGAGGACGAGGTCGACGCCGAGGCTGACGAGGACGCCGACGAGGACGCCGAGGACGAGGGCGACATCGAGGCCGAGGACGACGCCGACGTCGAGACCGAGGACGAGGCCGCCGAGGAGGCCGCCCCGGCCGAGCCCGCCGAGCCCGTCGACCCCATCCAGGCCCTGCGCGACGAGCTGCGCCTGCTGCCCGGCGAGTGGTACGTGATCCACACCTACGCGGGCTACGAGAAGCGCGTGAAGGCCAACCTGGAGCAGCGCGCCGTCTCGCTGAACGTCGAGGAGTTCATCTACCAGGCCGAGGTGCCCGAGGAAGAGATCGTCCAGATCAAGAACGGCGAGCGCAAGAACGTCCGGCAGAACAAGCTGCCCGGTTACGTTCTCGTCCGCATGGATCTGACGAACGAGTCCTGGGGCGTCGTCCGCAACACCCCGGGCGTCACGGGCTTCGTCGGCAACGCGTACGACCCGTACCCGCTGACCCTCGACGAGATCGTCAAGATGCTCGCCCCCGAGGCGCAGGAGAAGGCCGCCAAGCAGGCCGCGGAAGAGGCCGGCCTGCCCGCGCCCGCCGTCAAGCGCACCATCGAGGTCCTGGACTTCGAGGTCGGCGACTCGGTCACCGTCACCGACGGCCCGTTCGCCACGCTCCAGGCGACGATCAACGAGATCAACCCGGACTCGAAGAAGGTCAAGGGCCTCGTCGAGATCTTCGGCCGCGAGACCCCGGTCGAGCTGAGCTTCGACCAGATCCAGAAGAACTGA
- the secE gene encoding preprotein translocase subunit SecE, whose amino-acid sequence MTDALGSIDMPDADSDTREKKARKGGKRGKKGPLGRLALFYRQIVAELRKVVWPTRNQLSTYTTVVIVFVVIMIGLVTVIDYGFQEAIKFVFG is encoded by the coding sequence GTGACGGACGCCCTGGGCTCCATCGACATGCCTGACGCCGACAGCGACACTCGCGAGAAGAAGGCCCGCAAGGGCGGCAAGCGCGGAAAGAAGGGCCCCCTGGGCCGGCTCGCGCTGTTCTACCGCCAGATCGTCGCGGAGCTCCGCAAGGTCGTATGGCCCACCCGTAACCAGCTCTCGACGTACACCACCGTGGTGATTGTCTTCGTCGTCATCATGATCGGTCTGGTGACCGTGATTGACTATGGGTTCCAGGAAGCCATCAAGTTCGTCTTCGGCTGA
- a CDS encoding pyridoxal phosphate-dependent aminotransferase has product MTSATPSSERRVSARIGAISESATLAVDAKAKALKAAGRPVIGFGAGEPDFPTPDYIVEAAVEACRDPRFHRYTPAGGLPELKKAIAAKTLRDSGYEIDASQVLVTNGGKQAIYEAFAAILDPGDEVIVPAPYWTTYPESIRLAGGVPVEVVADETTGYRVSVEQLEAARTERTKVVLFVSPSNPTGAVYSEDDAKAIGEWAAEHGLWVLTDEIYEHLVYGDAKFTSLPVLVPALRDKCIIVNGVAKTYAMTGWRVGWVIAPQDVIKAATNLQSHATSNVSNVAQVAALAAVSGNLDAVAEMRKAFDRRRQTMVRMLNEIDGVFCPTPEGAFYAYPSVKELLGKEIRGKRPQTSVELAALILDEAEVAVVPGEAFGTPGYLRLSYALGDEDLVEGVSRVQKLLAEAKA; this is encoded by the coding sequence ATGACCTCTGCAACGCCTTCCTCCGAGCGCCGGGTGTCTGCCCGCATCGGCGCCATCTCCGAGTCCGCCACCCTCGCCGTCGACGCCAAGGCCAAGGCCCTCAAGGCCGCCGGGCGCCCGGTGATCGGCTTCGGCGCGGGCGAGCCCGACTTCCCGACGCCGGACTACATCGTCGAGGCGGCGGTCGAGGCCTGCCGCGACCCCAGGTTCCACCGCTACACGCCCGCCGGCGGCCTGCCCGAGCTGAAGAAGGCCATCGCCGCCAAGACGCTGCGCGACTCCGGCTACGAGATCGACGCCTCCCAGGTCCTGGTGACCAACGGCGGCAAGCAGGCCATCTACGAGGCCTTCGCCGCGATCCTCGACCCGGGCGACGAGGTCATCGTCCCCGCCCCCTACTGGACCACCTACCCGGAGTCGATCCGCCTCGCCGGCGGCGTCCCGGTCGAGGTCGTCGCCGACGAGACCACCGGCTACCGCGTCTCCGTCGAGCAGCTGGAGGCCGCGCGCACCGAGCGCACCAAGGTCGTCCTGTTCGTCTCCCCCTCCAACCCGACCGGCGCGGTCTACAGCGAGGACGACGCGAAGGCGATCGGCGAGTGGGCCGCCGAGCACGGCCTGTGGGTCCTGACGGACGAGATCTACGAGCACCTCGTCTACGGCGACGCGAAGTTCACCTCGCTGCCCGTCCTGGTCCCGGCCCTGCGCGACAAGTGCATCATCGTCAACGGCGTCGCCAAGACGTACGCCATGACGGGCTGGCGCGTGGGCTGGGTCATCGCCCCGCAGGACGTCATCAAGGCCGCGACCAACCTCCAGTCGCACGCCACCTCCAACGTCTCCAACGTGGCCCAGGTCGCCGCGCTGGCCGCCGTCTCGGGCAACCTGGACGCCGTCGCCGAGATGCGCAAGGCCTTCGACCGCCGCCGCCAGACCATGGTGAGGATGCTCAACGAGATCGACGGCGTCTTCTGCCCGACCCCCGAGGGCGCGTTCTACGCGTACCCGTCGGTCAAGGAGCTGCTCGGCAAGGAGATCCGCGGCAAGCGCCCGCAGACCTCCGTCGAGCTGGCCGCGCTGATCCTGGACGAGGCCGAGGTCGCGGTCGTCCCGGGCGAGGCCTTCGGCACCCCGGGCTACCTGCGCCTGTCCTACGCCCTGGGCGACGAGGACCTGGTCGAGGGCGTCTCCCGCGTCCAGAAGCTCCTGGCGGAGGCCAAGGCGTAG
- a CDS encoding adenosine deaminase, with protein MEHVRDLTLLPKAHLHLHFTGSMRPSTLLELADKYGVRLPDALTGGEPPKLRATDERGWFRFQRLYDAARNCLREPEDIQRLVREAAEEDVRDGSGWLEIQVDPTSYAPLLGGMIPAVEVILDAVDSASRETGLGMRVLIAANRMKHPLDARTLARLAVRYADRGIVGFGLSNDERRGMARDFDRAFAIAREGGLLAAPHGGELTGPSSVRDCLDDLHAARIGHGVRAAEDPRLLKRLADRQITCEVCPASNVALGVYERPEDVPLRTLFEAGVPMALGADDPLLFGSRLAAQYEIARRHHAFTDAELAELARQSVRGSAAPDEVKAKLLDGIEHWLAG; from the coding sequence ATGGAGCACGTACGCGATCTCACGCTTCTGCCGAAGGCCCACCTCCACCTGCACTTCACGGGCTCGATGCGCCCGTCGACCCTGCTGGAGCTCGCCGACAAGTACGGCGTCCGCCTCCCCGACGCCCTGACCGGCGGGGAGCCGCCCAAGCTGCGCGCCACGGACGAGCGCGGCTGGTTCCGCTTCCAGCGGCTGTACGACGCCGCCCGCAACTGCCTGCGCGAGCCCGAGGACATCCAGCGGCTGGTCCGCGAGGCGGCCGAGGAGGACGTCCGGGACGGCAGCGGCTGGCTGGAGATCCAGGTCGACCCCACCTCCTACGCACCCCTCCTCGGCGGGATGATCCCGGCCGTCGAGGTCATCCTCGACGCCGTCGACAGCGCCTCCCGCGAGACCGGACTCGGCATGCGGGTCCTGATCGCCGCGAACCGTATGAAGCACCCCCTCGACGCCCGCACCCTGGCCCGCCTCGCCGTCCGCTACGCCGACCGCGGCATCGTCGGTTTCGGGCTCTCCAACGACGAGCGCCGCGGCATGGCACGCGACTTCGACCGCGCCTTCGCCATCGCCCGCGAGGGCGGCCTGCTGGCGGCCCCGCACGGCGGCGAGCTGACCGGCCCCTCCTCCGTCCGCGACTGCCTCGACGACCTGCACGCCGCCCGCATCGGGCACGGCGTACGGGCCGCCGAGGACCCCCGGCTGCTGAAGCGGCTCGCCGACCGGCAGATCACCTGCGAGGTCTGCCCGGCCTCCAACGTCGCCCTCGGCGTGTACGAGCGGCCTGAGGACGTGCCGCTGCGGACCCTCTTCGAGGCCGGGGTGCCGATGGCGCTGGGCGCGGACGATCCGCTGCTCTTCGGGTCACGGCTCGCGGCCCAGTACGAGATCGCGCGCCGCCACCATGCCTTCACGGACGCGGAGCTCGCCGAGCTGGCCCGTCAGTCGGTACGGGGGTCGGCCGCGCCGGATGAGGTCAAGGCGAAGCTCCTGGACGGGATCGAGCACTGGTTGGCCGGGTGA
- a CDS encoding UDP-N-acetylmuramate dehydrogenase, with protein sequence MPRRDARGTDRTLVHVQELHDAPLAPLTTFRLGGPAARLVTATTDAEVVETVRAADESGTPLLVIGGGSNLVIADQGFAGTALRIATTGFSLDGTTLELAAGENWSDAVARTVEAGLAGIECLAGIPGSAGATPIQNVGAYGQEVRDTITEVVAYDRTTGETVTLTAAECAFRYRNSTFKDQPDRYVVLRVRFALEDAGGLSAPIKYPETARALGVEAGDRVPAALARETVLRLRAGKGMVLDPADHDTWSAGSFFHNPILTDEAYAAFLVRVQDRLGVETAPPAYPAGEGRTKTSAAWLIDKAGFTKGYGTGPARISTKHTLALTNRGAATTEDLLTLAREVVAGVHAAFGVTLVNEPVTVGVDL encoded by the coding sequence GTGCCCCGCCGGGATGCGAGGGGGACGGACCGTACTCTTGTCCACGTGCAGGAACTCCACGACGCCCCCCTCGCCCCGCTGACCACCTTCCGCCTCGGCGGCCCCGCGGCCCGGCTGGTCACCGCGACCACCGACGCCGAAGTGGTCGAAACCGTGCGCGCCGCGGACGAGAGCGGTACCCCGCTCCTGGTCATCGGCGGCGGCAGCAACCTGGTCATCGCGGACCAGGGCTTCGCCGGAACCGCCCTGCGCATCGCCACCACCGGCTTCAGCCTCGACGGCACCACCCTGGAGCTCGCCGCCGGCGAGAACTGGTCCGACGCCGTCGCCCGCACCGTCGAGGCCGGGCTCGCCGGCATCGAGTGCCTCGCCGGGATCCCGGGCTCGGCCGGCGCCACCCCGATCCAGAACGTGGGCGCGTACGGCCAGGAAGTCCGCGACACCATCACCGAGGTCGTCGCCTACGACCGCACCACCGGCGAGACGGTCACCCTGACCGCCGCCGAGTGCGCCTTCCGGTACCGCAACAGCACCTTCAAGGACCAGCCCGACCGCTACGTCGTCCTGCGCGTCCGCTTCGCCCTGGAGGACGCGGGCGGCCTCTCCGCCCCCATCAAGTACCCCGAGACGGCCCGCGCCCTCGGCGTCGAGGCCGGCGACCGCGTCCCGGCCGCCCTCGCCCGCGAGACCGTACTGCGCCTGCGCGCCGGCAAGGGCATGGTCCTGGACCCCGCCGACCACGACACCTGGTCCGCCGGCTCCTTCTTCCACAACCCGATCCTGACCGACGAGGCCTACGCCGCCTTCCTGGTCCGCGTCCAGGACCGCCTCGGCGTCGAGACCGCCCCGCCCGCCTACCCGGCCGGCGAGGGCCGTACGAAGACCAGCGCGGCCTGGCTGATCGACAAGGCCGGCTTCACCAAGGGCTACGGCACCGGCCCCGCCCGCATCTCCACCAAGCACACCCTCGCCCTCACCAACCGGGGCGCGGCCACCACCGAGGACCTGCTGACCCTCGCCCGGGAGGTCGTCGCGGGAGTCCACGCTGCCTTCGGCGTCACCCTCGTCAACGAGCCCGTGACGGTCGGCGTCGACCTCTGA
- a CDS encoding DUF3291 domain-containing protein has product MPDIPWLTPTQAAPGAEVYVMASRFETATLLGAVRFFLKAPGIIRQIRKAPGAHGAALRARVLGRTFLTLSAWEDRDALYRFARSEPHRSSSRAASAHMKESAFTFWTVPACELPLTWDEAERRLAERKQGY; this is encoded by the coding sequence ATGCCCGACATCCCCTGGCTCACGCCCACCCAGGCCGCCCCCGGCGCCGAGGTCTACGTCATGGCCTCCCGCTTCGAGACCGCCACGCTCCTCGGCGCCGTCCGGTTCTTCCTCAAGGCGCCCGGCATCATCCGCCAGATCCGCAAGGCCCCCGGCGCCCACGGCGCGGCCCTGCGGGCCCGCGTCCTGGGCCGGACCTTCCTCACCCTCTCCGCCTGGGAGGACCGGGACGCGCTCTACCGCTTCGCCCGCAGCGAGCCGCACCGCTCCAGCTCCCGCGCCGCAAGCGCCCACATGAAGGAATCCGCCTTCACCTTCTGGACCGTCCCGGCCTGCGAACTCCCCCTCACCTGGGACGAGGCCGAGCGCCGGCTGGCGGAGCGGAAGCAGGGCTACTGA
- a CDS encoding DHA2 family efflux MFS transporter permease subunit, with translation MNQPAETKLSRPAIWALVLTGAASFMAALDNLVVTTALPAIRADLGGGLEDLEWTVNAYTLTFAVLLMFGSALGDRFGRRRLFIAGLAVFTGASAAGAMSSGIDQLIAARAVQGVGAAIMMPLSLTLLTAAVPAARRGVALGIYGAVSGLAVATGPLVGGSITEHISWQWIFWLNVPIGLAVIPLSRLRLAESTAPNSRLDLPGTLLISGGLFGIVYGLVNANIHGWTNATVLTSLIAGGVLIAGFVGHGFRSANAMLPMRLFRDRGFFGINIASLMMYLGMFGSIFLLSQFLQGVVGYSPAEAGLRMLPWTGMAVIVAPIGGVLSDRIGGRPVVVAGLALQAIGLGWFAMILSTDLSYAAQLPALVLSGIGMSLFFAPAGNLLMSTVSTADQGKASGANNALREVGGALGVAVLASVFSAQGGYETPQAFTDGTVPALWIGAAVLAVASALALLLPRKAEIAAPTAQAPADEAPAQAPAAAAPTPVRVG, from the coding sequence GTGAACCAGCCAGCCGAGACGAAGCTCAGCAGGCCCGCGATCTGGGCCCTAGTCCTCACGGGCGCCGCCAGCTTCATGGCCGCCCTCGACAACCTCGTCGTCACCACCGCCCTCCCCGCCATCCGCGCCGACCTCGGCGGCGGGCTGGAGGACCTGGAGTGGACGGTGAACGCCTACACGCTCACCTTCGCCGTCCTGCTGATGTTCGGCTCCGCCCTCGGCGACCGCTTCGGCCGGCGCCGGCTCTTCATCGCCGGGCTCGCCGTCTTCACCGGCGCGTCCGCCGCCGGCGCCATGTCGTCCGGGATCGACCAGCTCATCGCCGCCCGGGCCGTGCAGGGCGTGGGCGCGGCGATCATGATGCCGCTCAGCCTCACCCTGCTCACCGCCGCCGTTCCCGCCGCCCGGCGGGGCGTGGCCCTGGGGATCTACGGAGCCGTGAGCGGACTGGCCGTCGCCACCGGGCCCCTCGTCGGAGGCAGCATCACCGAGCACATCTCCTGGCAGTGGATCTTCTGGCTGAACGTGCCCATCGGCCTCGCCGTGATCCCGCTCTCCCGCCTGCGCCTCGCCGAGTCCACCGCCCCGAACTCCCGCCTCGATCTCCCCGGCACCCTCCTGATCAGCGGCGGCCTCTTCGGCATCGTCTACGGCCTGGTCAACGCCAACATCCACGGTTGGACCAACGCCACCGTCCTGACCTCCCTCATCGCCGGCGGCGTCCTCATCGCGGGCTTCGTGGGCCACGGCTTCCGCAGCGCCAACGCCATGCTGCCCATGCGGCTCTTCCGTGACCGGGGCTTCTTCGGGATCAACATCGCCAGCCTGATGATGTACCTGGGCATGTTCGGCTCGATCTTCCTGCTCAGCCAGTTCCTCCAGGGCGTCGTCGGCTACTCGCCCGCCGAGGCCGGCCTGCGCATGCTCCCCTGGACCGGGATGGCCGTCATCGTCGCCCCGATCGGCGGGGTGCTGTCCGACCGGATCGGCGGCCGCCCCGTCGTCGTCGCCGGTCTGGCGCTCCAGGCCATCGGCCTCGGCTGGTTCGCCATGATCCTGAGCACGGACCTCTCGTACGCCGCCCAGCTTCCGGCGCTCGTCCTGAGCGGGATCGGCATGTCCCTGTTCTTCGCCCCCGCCGGCAACCTGCTGATGTCCACGGTGTCCACCGCCGACCAGGGCAAGGCCTCCGGCGCCAACAACGCCCTGCGCGAGGTCGGCGGCGCCCTCGGCGTCGCGGTCCTGGCCTCCGTCTTCTCCGCCCAGGGCGGCTACGAGACCCCGCAGGCCTTCACCGACGGCACCGTCCCCGCCCTGTGGATCGGCGCGGCCGTCCTGGCCGTGGCCTCCGCCCTCGCTCTGCTGCTCCCGCGCAAGGCCGAGATCGCCGCACCCACGGCGCAGGCCCCGGCGGATGAGGCACCGGCGCAGGCTCCGGCCGCCGCCGCCCCCACGCCGGTCCGCGTCGGCTGA
- a CDS encoding TetR/AcrR family transcriptional regulator, which translates to MARMSADERRESVIRAAIVEFACGGYYGTSTEAIAKRVGVSQPYLFRLFPSKQAIFLAAAARCMERTREVFAQAADGLGGEDALHAMSAAYSKHIADDPQVVQMQLQMYVTVASAEAAGDSEFGELVRAGWLELWGTVMAPLGGDANETTTFMAYGMLINTLTAMGFPPSHRIWEGFPSASPEC; encoded by the coding sequence ATGGCAAGGATGAGTGCGGACGAGCGGCGCGAGAGCGTCATTCGCGCGGCGATCGTGGAGTTCGCCTGCGGCGGCTACTACGGGACCTCCACCGAGGCGATCGCCAAGCGGGTCGGGGTTTCGCAGCCGTACCTCTTCCGGCTGTTCCCCAGCAAGCAGGCCATCTTCCTCGCGGCGGCGGCCCGCTGTATGGAGCGGACCCGCGAGGTGTTCGCGCAGGCCGCCGACGGGCTCGGGGGCGAGGACGCCCTCCACGCCATGTCCGCCGCCTACAGCAAGCACATCGCCGACGACCCGCAGGTCGTCCAGATGCAGCTCCAGATGTACGTCACCGTCGCGTCCGCCGAAGCGGCCGGCGACTCGGAGTTCGGCGAGCTGGTGCGTGCCGGCTGGCTGGAACTCTGGGGCACCGTCATGGCCCCGCTCGGCGGGGACGCCAACGAGACGACCACCTTCATGGCCTACGGAATGCTCATCAACACCCTCACCGCGATGGGCTTCCCGCCCAGTCATCGCATCTGGGAGGGGTTCCCCTCGGCGAGTCCCGAGTGCTGA
- a CDS encoding MaoC family dehydratase, translating into MTAQIHYADVEVGTELPAASFPVTRATLVRYAGASGDFNPIHWNEKFAKEVGLPDVIAHGMFTMAEAIRVVTDWAGDPGAVVEYGVRFTKPVVVPNDDQGALIEVTAKVAAKLEDNRVRVDLTALSAGQKVLGMSRAVVRLA; encoded by the coding sequence ATGACCGCGCAGATCCACTACGCCGACGTCGAGGTCGGCACCGAGCTCCCGGCGGCGTCCTTCCCCGTGACCCGCGCCACGCTCGTCCGCTACGCCGGTGCCTCGGGTGACTTCAACCCGATCCACTGGAACGAGAAGTTCGCCAAGGAGGTCGGACTGCCGGACGTGATCGCCCACGGCATGTTCACCATGGCCGAGGCGATCCGCGTCGTGACCGACTGGGCGGGCGACCCGGGCGCGGTCGTCGAGTACGGCGTCCGCTTCACCAAGCCGGTCGTGGTCCCGAACGACGACCAGGGCGCGCTGATCGAGGTCACCGCGAAGGTCGCCGCCAAGCTGGAGGACAACCGCGTACGGGTCGACCTGACGGCACTCAGCGCCGGCCAGAAGGTCCTGGGCATGTCCCGCGCGGTGGTGCGGCTGGCTTGA
- a CDS encoding MaoC family dehydratase N-terminal domain-containing protein: MALDQTFVGRTYPPTEPYEVGREKIREFAVAVGDENPVYTDPEAAKAFGHQDVIAPPTFVFAITFAAAGQVIEDPQLGLDYSRVVHGDQKFAYVRPVRAGDRLTVTSTIEAVKSLAGNDIIDIRGEVHDESGEHVVTAWTKLVSRAPEEA, from the coding sequence ATGGCCCTCGATCAGACCTTCGTGGGGCGGACCTACCCGCCCACCGAGCCGTACGAGGTCGGCCGGGAGAAGATCCGCGAATTCGCGGTCGCGGTGGGTGACGAGAATCCCGTCTACACCGACCCCGAAGCCGCCAAGGCGTTTGGCCACCAGGACGTGATCGCCCCGCCGACCTTCGTGTTCGCCATCACCTTCGCGGCCGCCGGCCAGGTCATCGAGGACCCGCAGCTGGGCCTGGACTACAGCCGCGTCGTGCACGGCGACCAGAAGTTCGCGTACGTCCGCCCCGTGCGGGCGGGTGACCGGCTCACCGTGACCTCCACCATCGAGGCCGTGAAGTCGCTCGCCGGCAACGACATCATCGACATCCGCGGCGAAGTCCACGACGAGTCCGGCGAGCACGTGGTGACGGCGTGGACCAAGCTCGTGTCCCGCGCCCCCGAGGAGGCCTGA
- the rpmG gene encoding 50S ribosomal protein L33, producing the protein MAATDVRPKITLACVECKERNYITKKNRRNNPDRMEMKKHCPRCNSHTAHRETR; encoded by the coding sequence GTGGCTGCCACCGACGTCCGCCCGAAGATCACGCTGGCCTGCGTGGAGTGCAAGGAGCGGAACTACATCACCAAGAAGAACCGGCGTAACAACCCGGACCGCATGGAGATGAAGAAGCACTGCCCGCGCTGCAACTCGCACACCGCGCACCGCGAGACCCGCTAG